AATCGGCTTATATACTTGAGTATGTTGTATTGGGACGGCGCATTTGTCCCAAGGGAAAATTACTGTCGGAATTTGATAAGTTCAATTCCAAATAATCAGGAAGTATTTGTAAGCATCGGACAAGGAGTGAAAAAGGAACCAGGCTTCAATGGTACAAATTTAGAATTGAAAATCTTGGACAGTAGTGGATGCAAAATTCGCTTTGAATTATATTATTGTGATTGGTTTGATAATGCAGTCTATTTGTTAGATCCACCACCGAATCCGGGAACATGTAATATTTCCGCCTTTACTTATTTAGAGGGTCCTTCCGGAAATCAAATCAATTGTTCTATCAATCGATCCAACTATTACAGATACGCAATTTATTCCTATGCTGTAGATTCTGCAGGAGATGTGCCTGCATCTTGCAATTACAGTATTAAGGTAACGAATTTTTGAGATAATATGAAGAAAATTATATTACTCATTTTCCTACTTTTAGGATATTCTGAAGTTTCGGGGCAGATCTATTACGAAGGAAATGGACATCAAAATGATTGTGATACAAAGAGGGATGGAGGCGATTCCATTCCGATTTCGTATATTCAATACGACGCAAACACAAGAATAACAATTTACGGAGATAGTCGAACGGACTTTGCTGATTCGATACCTTATAACTTTTCCAATATGAATGCGCTACTTGGAGCAGATACATCAATTTGGAATGTTCAAAATTTTGGAGTAGCAGGTTGGACGAGCGATGATTTATTTTTCAAATTAATTGAATGTTTTAAAATTGATCCCAGTACTGGTGCGCCTATCAATTCCAATTATGTAACGGCTACAAAAGTAGCTTTTGAGATCGGCGGGAATGATATTTTACATATGGCTCCCTTCTTGTATTCTTATCGTTGGCTTCTTCCTATTAGTGTTTTAAGATCCAAGGCAAATATTGATAGAATCGTAAGTATCTTTCAACGCCGGAATAAAAAGATCCTACTCATTGGGAATTATCCGGCGGGAGGTATGCCGAGCGGAATGAGTCAACTCGGGGAACATTCAAATACATATCCGCTTAGTCTTGGATTTGCACTATCTATCGGGTTGATGGCATTAGAAAATGAATATGTAGAACTTGTAAATAGGCGCCAAATTGAGTATATCAGAGTTTGGGACTATATGGCGCTGTATCCTGGAGCGCCTGTGCCTCGGGCGGATTTAACTTTTGGAGATCTGATTCATCCTTCCCCGGCTGGATTTCAAGTCTGGGGCCAAGCAGTTG
The DNA window shown above is from Leptospira koniambonensis and carries:
- a CDS encoding SGNH/GDSL hydrolase family protein, which codes for MKKIILLIFLLLGYSEVSGQIYYEGNGHQNDCDTKRDGGDSIPISYIQYDANTRITIYGDSRTDFADSIPYNFSNMNALLGADTSIWNVQNFGVAGWTSDDLFFKLIECFKIDPSTGAPINSNYVTATKVAFEIGGNDILHMAPFLYSYRWLLPISVLRSKANIDRIVSIFQRRNKKILLIGNYPAGGMPSGMSQLGEHSNTYPLSLGFALSIGLMALENEYVELVNRRQIEYIRVWDYMALYPGAPVPRADLTFGDLIHPSPAGFQVWGQAVGNKIRELGWHLPDTPPEPPPPNVDDTSPDGTTNPNPPPPAIDPILLCFLLKICHL